In Polaromonas sp. JS666, one genomic interval encodes:
- the speB gene encoding agmatinase yields MTTNAEHLARLRARYAGASGADMFDPAFKAVAEQIFSSSDRRKWPFADVPTFLDAPYRADGLAQPEPNLAGLDVALIGVPMDLGVTNRAGARLGPRAVRNVERIGPYEHALGLAPVTRLKMADVGDVPMRSRFSLDECHADIEACFNQVVNAGVIPLAVGGDHSITGSILKAVGRDRPVGMVHIDAHCDTAGTYEGSKFHHGGPFREAVLAGVLDPRRCIQIGIRGGAEYLWEFSFDSGMTVIHAEEFSKMGVEAVIRRAREVVGDGPTYVTFDVDSLDPAYAPGTGTPEVGGLSPREVLTLLRGLAGLNIVGGDVMEVAPQNDPSGNTALVGAQMLFEILCLVALSPAMANR; encoded by the coding sequence ATGACTACCAACGCAGAACATTTGGCCAGGTTGCGGGCCCGTTATGCCGGCGCTTCGGGCGCCGACATGTTTGACCCGGCATTCAAGGCCGTCGCTGAACAGATCTTCAGCAGCTCGGACCGCCGCAAGTGGCCGTTTGCCGACGTCCCCACATTTCTCGATGCCCCTTATCGCGCGGATGGCTTGGCCCAGCCCGAGCCGAATCTGGCGGGCCTCGATGTGGCCTTGATCGGCGTGCCGATGGACCTGGGCGTGACCAACCGCGCCGGGGCCCGCCTGGGGCCGCGGGCCGTGCGCAATGTGGAGCGTATCGGGCCTTACGAGCATGCGCTGGGCCTGGCGCCGGTGACCCGCTTGAAGATGGCTGACGTGGGCGATGTGCCCATGCGCAGCCGTTTCAGCCTGGACGAATGCCATGCCGACATCGAGGCCTGCTTCAACCAGGTTGTGAACGCGGGTGTGATTCCGCTGGCTGTGGGCGGTGACCATTCGATCACGGGCTCCATCCTGAAAGCGGTGGGACGCGACCGGCCGGTGGGCATGGTGCATATTGATGCCCACTGTGACACCGCCGGAACCTACGAGGGCTCCAAATTTCACCACGGCGGGCCCTTTCGGGAAGCGGTGCTGGCCGGCGTGCTGGATCCGCGCCGCTGCATCCAGATTGGCATTCGGGGCGGGGCCGAGTATTTGTGGGAGTTTTCGTTTGACTCCGGAATGACCGTCATCCATGCCGAAGAGTTCTCCAAAATGGGCGTGGAAGCCGTGATCCGGCGCGCCCGCGAAGTGGTGGGCGACGGCCCGACCTATGTGACGTTTGACGTGGACAGCCTGGACCCCGCGTATGCGCCGGGCACGGGCACGCCCGAGGTCGGCGGCCTGAGCCCGCGCGAAGTGCTCACCTTGCTGCGCGGCCTGGCGGGCCTGAACATTGTCGGCGGTGACGTGATGGAGGTCGCTCCACAGAACGACCCCTCCGGCAACACGGCCCTGGTGGGCGCGCAGATGCTGTTCGAGATACTGTGCCTGGTTGCATTGTCGCCAGCCATGGCGAACCGATAA
- a CDS encoding ornithine cyclodeaminase family protein — protein sequence MENSATTISPVFVDAASVASHLPWPELLQALHSAFAATDLSTPTRGHYHMEGMGSAGTPVLLSMPAWSPGLGVGVKLVAVYPDNAILNLPSIHGLYVLMEGASGRPQAVLDAGELTARRTAAASALASRFLSRPDSRTLLMVGTGRLSQYLPLAHAQVRPIERVLVWGRSPAKAQESADALRAQGVNAEPVTALEEASAQADIISCATLSKTSLLRGEWLRPGTHVDLVGAFTPQMREADDQVFLRAASVWCDTTAGGLAEAGDLIQALASGALVRNRIRGELADLCRAGAPIARRDTDITVFKSVGAALEDLAAARLCLDRLSRGSAAPQA from the coding sequence ATGGAAAATTCTGCAACCACGATTTCCCCGGTTTTTGTCGATGCCGCCAGTGTGGCCAGCCACTTGCCCTGGCCGGAACTGCTGCAGGCCCTGCACAGCGCCTTTGCCGCGACTGACCTGAGCACGCCCACGCGGGGCCATTACCACATGGAGGGCATGGGCAGCGCCGGCACACCGGTGTTGCTTTCCATGCCGGCCTGGAGCCCCGGTTTGGGGGTGGGGGTCAAGCTGGTGGCGGTTTATCCCGATAACGCCATCCTCAATTTGCCATCCATTCACGGGCTTTACGTGTTGATGGAGGGCGCCAGCGGCCGTCCGCAGGCGGTGCTGGACGCTGGCGAGCTGACGGCGCGCCGCACGGCGGCGGCCTCGGCCCTGGCCAGCCGGTTTCTCTCGCGCCCCGACAGCCGCACGCTACTGATGGTCGGGACGGGGCGACTGTCGCAGTACCTGCCCCTGGCCCATGCCCAGGTGCGACCGATTGAGCGCGTGCTGGTGTGGGGCAGGTCACCGGCCAAGGCGCAGGAGAGTGCGGACGCCTTGCGGGCGCAGGGCGTGAATGCAGAACCTGTCACCGCGCTGGAAGAGGCTAGCGCGCAGGCCGACATCATCAGCTGCGCCACGCTGTCGAAAACCTCGCTGTTGCGCGGTGAGTGGCTGCGTCCCGGCACGCATGTGGACCTGGTTGGCGCCTTCACGCCGCAGATGCGCGAGGCCGATGACCAGGTGTTCCTGCGCGCAGCCTCGGTCTGGTGCGACACCACCGCCGGCGGCCTGGCGGAGGCGGGCGACTTGATCCAGGCGCTGGCGTCCGGTGCCCTGGTGCGCAACCGTATTCGGGGCGAGTTGGCTGACCTGTGCCGGGCGGGCGCACCCATTGCGCGCCGCGACACCGATATCACCGTCTTCAAATCCGTCGGAGCGGCACTTGAAGACCTTGCCGCTGCGCGGCTGTGCCTGGACCGGCTGTCGCGCGGCAGCGCGGCGCCGCAGGCGTGA
- a CDS encoding RidA family protein: protein MTIQRIETGPRMSQAVVHQKTVYLAGQVADHDAGPSVYTQTQQALASIDRLLAAAGSDKTRILSATIWLTDMDTFADMNRAWEAWVVPGSTPARATVHSARLAAQEYRVEIGVIAAQA from the coding sequence ATGACCATCCAGCGCATTGAAACCGGCCCCCGCATGTCGCAAGCCGTTGTGCACCAGAAAACCGTTTACCTCGCCGGCCAGGTAGCCGACCACGATGCCGGGCCCAGCGTCTACACCCAGACGCAGCAGGCCCTGGCGAGCATCGACCGCCTGCTGGCCGCTGCCGGCAGCGACAAGACCCGCATACTGAGCGCCACCATCTGGCTGACCGACATGGACACCTTTGCCGACATGAACCGTGCCTGGGAGGCCTGGGTCGTGCCCGGCAGCACCCCGGCACGCGCCACCGTGCACAGCGCCCGCCTGGCCGCGCAGGAATACCGGGTGGAGATCGGCGTGATTGCGGCGCAGGCCTGA